The DNA sequence GAAGGCCGCCGGCGTGCAGAAGGCTTCGGCCACCCCGCACACCGTCAAGGTCGGCAAGATCACCAAGGACCAGGTCCGCCAGATCGCCGAGCAGAAGCAGGCCGACCTGAACGCGAACGACATCGAGGCCGCCTCGAAGATCATCGCCGGCACCGCCCGTTCCATGGGCATCACGGTCGAGGGCTGAGGGAGATAATCATGGCTACGAAGTCCAAGGCTTACCGCGCTGCCGCCGAGAAGATCGAGGCAGACCGTTTCTACACTCCCGCCGAGGCTGTCGCCCTGGCCAAGGAGACCGGCTCGTCGAAGTTCGACGCCACCGTCGAGGTCGCGCTGAAGCTCTCGGTCGACCCCCGCAAGGCAGACCAGATGGTGCGCGGCACCGTCATCCTGCCCCACGGCACCGGCAAGACCGCCCGCGTCATCGTGTTCGCCACCGGCCCCGCGGCCGAGGCGGCGATCGCTGCAGGCGCCGATGAGGTCGGCGGCGCCGAGCTCATCGAGAAGGTCGCCGGCGGCTGGACCGCGTTCGACGCGGCCGTCTCCACCCCGGAGCTCATGGGCCAGGTCGGTCGTCTCGGAAAGGTCCTGGGTCCGCGTGGACTCATGCCGAACCCGAAGACCGGCACGGTGACCCCGAACACGGCCAAGGCCGTCGAGGACATCAAGGGCGGAAAGATCGAGTTCCGCGTCGACAAGCACGCCAACGTGCACTTCGTCGTCGGCAAGGCCTCCTTCTCCACCGAGCAGCTGAACGAGAACATCGACGCAGCGCTCGAGGAGATCGTCCGCCTCAAGCCGTCGAGCTCGAAGGGCCGTTACATCCAGAAGGGCGCCGTGTCGACCACGTTCGGCCCCGGCATCCCGCTGGACGTCAACGCGATCTGACGC is a window from the Microbacterium sp. LWO14-1.2 genome containing:
- the rplA gene encoding 50S ribosomal protein L1, with product MATKSKAYRAAAEKIEADRFYTPAEAVALAKETGSSKFDATVEVALKLSVDPRKADQMVRGTVILPHGTGKTARVIVFATGPAAEAAIAAGADEVGGAELIEKVAGGWTAFDAAVSTPELMGQVGRLGKVLGPRGLMPNPKTGTVTPNTAKAVEDIKGGKIEFRVDKHANVHFVVGKASFSTEQLNENIDAALEEIVRLKPSSSKGRYIQKGAVSTTFGPGIPLDVNAI